The Kosakonia sacchari SP1 genome includes a window with the following:
- a CDS encoding DMT family transporter codes for MKTIPNGTWQMSLAMLISGSIGAFVLLSGLPVIDVVFWRCLIGAGALFLFIRVGRQPFTRLAFPVLLLAIAGGIALVINWLLLFAAYSRISIGLATVVYNTQPFMLVLMSMLLGERVTLTKWGWLLLAFSGVVLLLLSELHHPNTQWLTGIAMALGAAFFYAVTALITRHLKQLPPQHIALIQVLTGTVMLLPLVHLPAAGGTFPWGILLTLGIVHTGVMYQLLYSAIQKLPTPLIGSLSFIYPLVAIVVDNALFGHTLSAVQMAGGVLILLAAAGNNLGWGERKSAPATMPTRQ; via the coding sequence ATGAAAACTATCCCTAATGGCACCTGGCAGATGAGCCTGGCAATGCTGATTTCCGGGTCGATTGGCGCATTTGTGCTGCTTAGCGGTCTGCCGGTAATTGATGTCGTTTTCTGGCGTTGCCTGATTGGTGCAGGCGCGCTTTTTCTTTTTATCCGCGTTGGCAGACAACCGTTCACACGCCTTGCGTTCCCGGTGTTACTGCTGGCGATAGCGGGCGGTATCGCGCTGGTGATTAACTGGCTGTTGCTGTTCGCTGCTTACAGCCGCATTTCAATAGGGCTGGCCACCGTGGTCTACAATACCCAGCCTTTTATGTTGGTGCTGATGAGTATGTTGCTCGGCGAGCGCGTTACGCTTACGAAGTGGGGATGGCTGTTACTGGCGTTTTCCGGAGTGGTGCTCCTGTTGCTCAGTGAATTACATCACCCGAACACGCAATGGCTTACCGGCATTGCCATGGCGCTGGGGGCTGCTTTTTTCTATGCTGTCACCGCGTTAATCACCCGCCACCTTAAGCAACTTCCACCGCAGCATATCGCCTTGATTCAGGTATTAACCGGCACGGTAATGTTATTGCCGCTGGTGCATCTGCCTGCGGCCGGCGGGACATTCCCGTGGGGTATTTTGTTAACGCTCGGCATTGTACATACCGGCGTGATGTACCAGTTGTTGTATAGCGCGATACAAAAGCTACCCACCCCGCTGATTGGCTCGCTGTCGTTTATCTATCCGCTGGTAGCGATTGTGGTGGATAACGCGCTGTTCGGGCATACATTAAGCGCGGTGCAAATGGCGGGTGGCGTGTTAATTCTGCTGGCAGCCGCAGGTAATAACCTTGGCTGGGGTGAGCGGAAAAGCGCGCCCGCGACAATGCCAACGCGACAGTAA
- the narH gene encoding nitrate reductase subunit beta yields MKIRSQVGMVLNLDKCIGCHTCSVTCKNVWTSREGMEYAWFNNVETKPGTGFPTDWENQEKWKGGWIRKINGKLQPRMGNRPMLLGKIFSNPHMPEIDDYYEPFDFDYQRLHNAPEGKHQPIARPRSVITGQRMDKITAGPNWEDDLGGEFDKLSRDQNFENMQKAMYGQFENTFMMYLPRLCEHCLNPACVATCPSGAIYKREEDGIVLIDQDKCRGWRMCVTGCPYKKIYFNWKSGKSEKCIFCYPRIEAGMPTVCSETCVGRIRYLGVLLYDADAIENAASTESEKDLYQRQLDVFLDPNDPAVIAQALEDGVPQSVIDAAQKSPVYKMAMDWKLALPLHPEYRTLPMVWYVPPLSPIQSAADAGELGSNGILPDVESLRIPVQYLANLLTAGDTGPVLLALKRMLAMRHFKRAETVDGVEDTRALEEVGLTTAQAQEMYRYLAIANYEDRFVVPSSHRELAREAFPEKNGCGFSFGDGCHGSDTKFNLFNSRRIDAVDVTVKTEPHP; encoded by the coding sequence ATGAAAATTCGTTCACAAGTCGGCATGGTGCTGAATCTCGATAAGTGCATCGGCTGTCATACCTGTTCAGTGACCTGTAAAAACGTCTGGACCAGCCGTGAAGGTATGGAGTACGCGTGGTTCAATAACGTGGAAACCAAACCGGGCACCGGCTTCCCGACCGACTGGGAAAACCAGGAAAAATGGAAGGGCGGTTGGATCCGTAAAATTAACGGCAAACTGCAACCGCGGATGGGTAACCGTCCGATGCTGCTGGGTAAAATTTTCTCTAACCCGCACATGCCGGAAATTGATGATTACTACGAGCCGTTTGATTTTGATTACCAGCGCCTGCATAACGCGCCTGAAGGTAAACATCAGCCGATTGCCCGCCCGCGTTCGGTAATAACCGGTCAGCGGATGGACAAAATCACCGCTGGCCCGAACTGGGAAGATGATTTGGGCGGCGAATTCGACAAGCTGAGCCGCGATCAGAACTTCGAGAACATGCAGAAGGCGATGTACGGCCAGTTTGAAAACACCTTCATGATGTATCTGCCGCGCCTGTGCGAACACTGCCTGAACCCGGCCTGTGTCGCGACATGCCCGAGCGGTGCCATCTACAAGCGTGAAGAAGACGGCATTGTGCTGATCGATCAGGATAAATGTCGCGGCTGGCGCATGTGCGTAACCGGCTGCCCGTACAAAAAAATCTACTTCAACTGGAAGAGCGGCAAATCCGAGAAGTGCATTTTCTGCTATCCGCGTATTGAAGCGGGTATGCCGACCGTGTGCTCGGAAACCTGCGTCGGCCGTATTCGTTACCTCGGCGTGCTGCTGTATGACGCTGACGCGATTGAAAATGCGGCCAGCACCGAGAGCGAAAAAGATCTCTACCAGCGTCAACTGGATGTGTTCCTCGATCCAAACGACCCGGCGGTGATCGCTCAGGCGCTGGAAGATGGCGTGCCGCAGAGCGTGATTGACGCGGCGCAGAAATCGCCGGTCTACAAAATGGCGATGGACTGGAAACTGGCGCTGCCGCTGCATCCGGAATACCGCACATTGCCGATGGTCTGGTACGTGCCGCCTCTGTCACCGATTCAGTCTGCCGCTGACGCGGGCGAACTGGGCAGCAATGGCATCCTGCCGGATGTTGAAAGCCTGCGTATTCCGGTGCAATACCTGGCAAACCTGCTGACCGCAGGCGATACCGGCCCGGTTCTGCTGGCGCTGAAACGGATGCTGGCAATGCGCCACTTCAAACGTGCGGAAACCGTTGACGGTGTTGAAGATACCCGCGCACTGGAAGAAGTTGGCCTGACAACCGCCCAGGCACAGGAGATGTACCGTTACCTCGCGATTGCTAACTATGAAGATCGTTTCGTGGTGCCGTCGAGCCACCGTGAGCTGGCGCGTGAAGCCTTCCCGGAGAAAAACGGTTGTGGCTTTAGCTTCGGCGATGGTTGCCACGGTTCGGACACCAAATTCAACCTGTTCAACAGCCGTCGTATTGACGCGGTGGATGTGACAGTGAAAACGGAGCCGCACCCATGA
- the hns gene encoding histone-like nucleoid-structuring protein H-NS — protein MSEALKILNNIRTLRAQARECTLETLEEMLEKLEVVVNERREEESAAAAEVEERTRKLQQYREMLIADGIDPNELLNSMVTAKTGTKAKRAARPAKYSYVDENGETKTWTGQGRTPAVIKKAMDEQGKQLDDFLIEE, from the coding sequence ATGAGCGAAGCACTTAAAATTCTGAACAACATCCGTACTCTTCGTGCGCAAGCAAGAGAATGCACTCTGGAAACGCTCGAAGAGATGCTGGAGAAATTAGAAGTTGTGGTTAATGAGCGCCGCGAGGAAGAAAGCGCTGCCGCAGCTGAAGTTGAAGAGCGTACGCGTAAATTACAGCAATATCGTGAAATGCTGATCGCTGACGGTATTGATCCGAACGAATTGCTGAACAGCATGGTTACCGCTAAAACCGGTACTAAAGCAAAACGTGCAGCACGCCCGGCTAAATATAGCTATGTTGATGAAAATGGCGAGACCAAAACCTGGACGGGTCAGGGTCGTACTCCGGCAGTAATCAAAAAAGCAATGGACGAACAAGGCAAACAACTTGACGATTTCCTGATCGAAGAGTAA
- the galU gene encoding UTP--glucose-1-phosphate uridylyltransferase GalU — MAAINSKVTKAVIPVAGLGTRMLPATKAIPKEMLPLVDKPLIQYVVNECIAAGITEIVLVTHSSKNSIENHFDTSFELEAMLEKRVKRQLLEEVQSICPPHVTIMQVRQGLAKGLGHAVLCAHPVVGNEPVAVILPDVILDEYESDLSQDNLAEMIKRFDETGASQIMVEPVDDVTAYGVVDCKGATLNPGDSVPMVGVVEKPKANVAPSNLAVVGRYVLSAEIWPLLAKTPPGAGDEIQLTDAIDMLIEKETVEAYHMKGKSHDCGNKLGYMRAFVEYGIRHNSLGEEFKAWLEETVGAGKA, encoded by the coding sequence ATGGCTGCAATAAATTCGAAAGTGACTAAAGCAGTAATCCCGGTTGCGGGATTGGGAACCAGGATGTTACCAGCGACTAAGGCAATTCCTAAAGAAATGTTACCGCTGGTTGATAAGCCATTAATTCAGTATGTCGTAAATGAGTGTATCGCTGCCGGCATTACTGAAATCGTTCTGGTAACACATTCATCTAAAAACTCTATCGAAAACCACTTCGATACCAGCTTCGAACTCGAAGCAATGTTGGAAAAACGCGTAAAACGTCAGTTGCTGGAAGAAGTTCAGTCTATTTGCCCGCCGCACGTAACTATTATGCAGGTGCGCCAGGGGCTGGCGAAAGGGCTGGGACATGCCGTATTGTGCGCGCACCCGGTAGTAGGTAACGAACCCGTAGCGGTTATTCTGCCCGATGTTATTCTGGATGAATACGAATCCGATCTCTCCCAGGATAACCTGGCAGAGATGATTAAACGTTTTGACGAAACCGGTGCCAGCCAGATCATGGTTGAACCTGTGGATGATGTTACCGCTTACGGTGTGGTAGATTGCAAAGGCGCAACGCTGAATCCGGGTGATAGTGTTCCAATGGTGGGCGTGGTTGAAAAGCCAAAAGCTAACGTAGCACCTTCTAATCTTGCCGTTGTAGGTCGTTATGTTCTGAGCGCAGAAATTTGGCCGTTGCTGGCGAAAACCCCTCCGGGAGCGGGTGATGAGATCCAGCTTACCGATGCTATCGATATGCTAATCGAAAAAGAAACCGTAGAAGCCTATCATATGAAAGGCAAAAGCCATGACTGCGGTAATAAACTAGGCTATATGCGCGCATTCGTAGAATACGGTATTCGTCACAATTCGCTGGGCGAGGAATTTAAAGCCTGGCTCGAAGAAACCGTCGGCGCCGGGAAAGCATAA
- a CDS encoding Lrp/AsnC family transcriptional regulator: protein MDYLIDDIDRAILACLAEDARQSLKVLSARVGLTSPSTAERVKRLEERGVIEGYGARVNLTMLDYRLQALVRVRPMPGMLQKVDKMLQALPECIECDKVTGEDCFVVRLVVRSIEQLDTLLDGIAEYAQCNTSIVKSSPVKRRLPPL, encoded by the coding sequence ATGGATTACCTTATTGACGATATCGACAGAGCGATTCTGGCCTGTCTGGCAGAGGATGCCCGCCAGTCGCTGAAGGTGTTAAGTGCGAGAGTGGGGCTGACATCGCCCAGTACGGCAGAACGGGTTAAACGGCTGGAAGAGCGCGGCGTGATTGAAGGCTATGGCGCGCGCGTAAACCTGACCATGCTGGATTACCGCTTGCAGGCGCTGGTGCGCGTCCGTCCGATGCCGGGTATGTTGCAGAAGGTGGATAAAATGCTCCAGGCACTGCCGGAGTGTATCGAGTGTGACAAAGTGACGGGAGAAGACTGTTTTGTTGTGCGGCTGGTGGTGCGCTCAATTGAGCAACTGGATACGTTGCTGGATGGCATTGCCGAATATGCGCAGTGCAATACGTCGATAGTGAAAAGCTCGCCGGTGAAACGGCGGTTACCGCCGCTGTAA
- the purU gene encoding formyltetrahydrofolate deformylase translates to MHSTQRKILRTICPDQKGLIARITNICYKHELNIVQNNEFVDHRTGRFFMRTELEGIFNDATLLADLDSALPEGSVRELNPAGRRRVVILVTKEAHCLGDLLMKANYGGLDVDIAAVIGNHETLRSLVERFDIPFELVSHEGLTREAHDQQMAQAIEAHQPDYVVLAKYMRVLTPEFVSRFPNKIINIHHSFLPAFIGARPYHQAYERGVKIIGATAHYVNDNLDEGPIIMQDVIHVDHTYTAEDMMRAGRDVEKNVLSRALYQVLAQRVFVYGNRTIIL, encoded by the coding sequence ATGCATTCAACACAACGTAAAATTTTGCGCACCATTTGCCCAGACCAGAAAGGCCTCATCGCGCGAATCACCAATATTTGTTACAAGCACGAACTGAACATTGTGCAGAATAATGAATTTGTCGATCACCGCACCGGGCGTTTCTTTATGCGTACCGAACTCGAAGGTATTTTTAACGACGCCACATTGCTTGCGGATCTCGATAGTGCGCTCCCGGAAGGTTCTGTACGCGAGCTGAATCCAGCCGGTCGTCGCCGCGTCGTCATTCTGGTCACCAAAGAGGCGCATTGCCTTGGCGATTTGCTGATGAAAGCAAATTATGGCGGACTGGATGTCGATATTGCCGCCGTGATTGGCAACCATGAAACGCTGCGTTCTTTGGTTGAACGTTTTGATATTCCGTTTGAACTGGTTAGCCATGAAGGCCTGACGCGTGAAGCCCATGATCAGCAGATGGCGCAGGCCATTGAAGCGCACCAGCCGGATTACGTTGTACTGGCGAAATATATGCGTGTATTAACGCCAGAGTTTGTCTCTCGCTTCCCGAATAAGATCATCAATATTCACCACTCGTTCCTGCCTGCTTTCATTGGCGCCCGCCCTTATCATCAGGCTTACGAGCGCGGCGTGAAGATCATCGGTGCCACCGCGCACTACGTAAATGACAATCTGGATGAAGGCCCAATCATTATGCAGGACGTGATTCATGTGGATCACACCTATACCGCCGAGGATATGATGCGCGCGGGTCGGGATGTCGAGAAGAACGTGTTGAGCCGCGCGTTGTATCAGGTTTTAGCACAACGCGTGTTCGTTTACGGCAATCGCACGATTATTCTTTAA
- the tdk gene encoding thymidine kinase, which produces MAQLYFYYSAMNAGKSTALLQSSYNYQERGMRTVVYTAEIDDRFGAGKVSSRIGLSSPARLFNHNSSLFDEINAEHQQQAVHCVLVDECQFLTREQVYALSEVVDQLDIPVLCYGLRTDFRGELFVGSQYLLAWSDKLVELKTVCFCGRKASMVLRLDQEGRPYNEGEQVVIGGNERYISVCRKHYKEALHEGSLTAIQQRLRG; this is translated from the coding sequence ATGGCACAGCTTTATTTCTACTATTCAGCAATGAATGCGGGGAAATCAACGGCGTTATTACAATCCTCTTACAATTATCAGGAAAGAGGGATGCGCACGGTGGTTTACACCGCCGAAATTGACGATCGCTTCGGAGCAGGCAAGGTTAGCTCTCGTATCGGCTTATCCTCACCAGCGCGTTTGTTTAATCACAACTCGTCGTTATTTGACGAAATCAACGCTGAGCATCAACAGCAAGCTGTGCATTGTGTGCTGGTTGACGAGTGCCAGTTTTTAACGCGCGAGCAGGTGTACGCCTTATCTGAAGTTGTCGATCAACTGGATATTCCAGTGCTTTGTTACGGTTTGCGCACGGATTTTCGCGGTGAGTTATTTGTGGGTAGCCAATATTTGTTGGCCTGGTCAGATAAACTGGTTGAGCTGAAAACTGTCTGTTTCTGTGGTCGTAAAGCCAGTATGGTGCTGCGCCTTGATCAAGAGGGGCGCCCTTATAACGAAGGCGAGCAGGTGGTTATTGGCGGCAATGAACGCTATATATCCGTGTGCCGCAAACACTACAAAGAAGCCCTGCACGAGGGATCTCTAACGGCGATCCAGCAACGCCTCAGAGGTTAG
- the rssA gene encoding patatin-like phospholipase RssA, which translates to MRKVKIGLALGSGAARGWSHIGVINALQRAGIEIDIVAGCSIGSLVGAAYACGRLPALEKWVRSFRYWDVLRLMDLSWQRGGLLRGERVFNQYRQLLPFADFSHCQKRFGAVATNLSTGRELWFTEGDLHHAVRASCSMPGLMSPVPHNGYWLVDGAVVNPVPVSLTRALGADVVIAVDLQHDAHLMQQDLLSVNLSNNDKDSDTVATQRWHQRLRERLGRITPKRPIAPTAMEIMSTSIQVLENRLKRNRMAGDPPDILLQPLCPQISTLDFHRADAAIAAGQLATEKKMDELLPLVRTLS; encoded by the coding sequence ATGAGAAAGGTAAAAATTGGTCTGGCGCTCGGTTCCGGCGCGGCCAGAGGTTGGTCGCATATCGGCGTGATTAACGCATTACAACGCGCGGGTATCGAAATTGATATTGTGGCGGGGTGTTCGATTGGCTCACTGGTCGGTGCCGCTTACGCGTGTGGACGTCTGCCGGCGCTGGAAAAATGGGTACGCTCTTTTCGTTACTGGGATGTGCTGCGGCTGATGGATCTCTCCTGGCAGCGTGGTGGTCTGTTACGCGGTGAACGCGTGTTCAATCAGTATCGCCAGTTGTTGCCGTTCGCGGATTTTAGCCATTGCCAGAAACGCTTCGGCGCCGTGGCAACCAACCTTAGCACCGGGCGCGAGCTATGGTTCACTGAAGGGGATTTACATCATGCTGTTCGCGCCTCCTGTAGTATGCCCGGATTAATGTCACCGGTTCCGCATAATGGCTACTGGCTGGTGGATGGCGCGGTGGTGAATCCCGTACCGGTTTCCCTTACCCGTGCGTTAGGTGCGGATGTGGTGATTGCCGTAGATTTGCAGCATGACGCCCATCTGATGCAGCAAGATCTGCTGTCGGTGAATCTTTCTAATAATGATAAAGACAGCGACACGGTTGCCACGCAGCGCTGGCATCAACGTCTGCGTGAACGGCTGGGGCGGATAACGCCAAAACGGCCAATCGCGCCTACAGCAATGGAAATCATGAGCACCTCGATTCAGGTGCTTGAAAACCGGCTCAAACGTAATCGTATGGCTGGCGATCCGCCAGATATTCTGTTGCAACCTCTCTGCCCACAAATTTCGACACTCGATTTTCATCGGGCAGACGCCGCTATTGCAGCGGGGCAACTGGCGACAGAAAAGAAAATGGATGAGTTGCTTCCGTTAGTACGGACCCTTTCGTAA
- the narI gene encoding respiratory nitrate reductase subunit gamma: MHFLNMFFFDIYPYIAGAVFLLGSWLRYDYGQYSWRAGSSQMLDRKGMTLASNLFHIGILGIFAGHFLGMLTPHWMYESFLPIEVKQKMAMIGGGASGVLCLVGGLLLLKRRLFNPRIRATSTAADILIMSLLMVQCALGLLTIPFSAQHMDGSEMMKLVGWAQSVVTFHVGASAHLEGVAFIYRVHLVLGMTLFVLFPFSRLVHIWSAPVEYLTRKYQIVRARR; the protein is encoded by the coding sequence ATGCACTTCCTTAATATGTTCTTCTTTGACATCTATCCGTATATTGCCGGGGCGGTTTTCCTGCTCGGCAGTTGGCTGCGCTACGACTATGGTCAGTACAGCTGGCGGGCGGGCTCCAGCCAGATGCTGGATCGTAAAGGGATGACGCTGGCTTCGAACCTGTTCCATATCGGTATTCTGGGGATCTTTGCCGGTCACTTCCTCGGTATGTTAACGCCGCACTGGATGTATGAATCCTTCCTGCCGATTGAAGTGAAACAGAAGATGGCAATGATTGGCGGCGGTGCCAGCGGTGTGCTGTGTCTGGTTGGCGGTTTGTTGCTGCTGAAACGCCGCTTGTTCAACCCGCGTATTCGCGCGACCTCAACTGCGGCGGATATCCTGATTATGTCGCTGCTGATGGTGCAGTGTGCGCTGGGTCTGCTGACCATTCCGTTCTCTGCGCAGCATATGGACGGCAGCGAAATGATGAAACTGGTGGGCTGGGCACAGTCAGTTGTGACGTTCCATGTTGGCGCTTCCGCGCATCTTGAGGGCGTGGCCTTTATTTACCGTGTGCATCTGGTGTTGGGCATGACACTGTTTGTGCTGTTTCCGTTCTCCCGCCTGGTGCATATCTGGAGCGCGCCGGTAGAGTACCTGACACGCAAATACCAGATTGTTCGCGCCCGTCGCTAA
- a CDS encoding YchJ family protein gives MSQSCPCGSALEYSLCCQPYLSGTQVAPDPSRLMRSRYTAFVLHQSEYLVKTWHPSCGAEAFRQQIEAGFAATTWRGLTVFEHAYGENDNEGFVSFVARFNEHGKDGAIIERSRFLKENGQWYYIDGTRPQFGRNDPCPCGSGKKFKKCCGQ, from the coding sequence TTGTCACAGTCTTGCCCTTGCGGTAGCGCTCTGGAGTATAGCCTATGTTGCCAGCCTTATCTGTCTGGTACGCAGGTTGCGCCGGATCCGTCACGCCTGATGCGATCGCGCTATACGGCTTTTGTGTTACATCAGTCAGAATACCTGGTAAAAACCTGGCACCCATCTTGTGGCGCTGAGGCGTTCCGCCAGCAAATTGAAGCGGGCTTCGCGGCGACCACATGGCGCGGTCTGACGGTATTTGAGCATGCTTACGGCGAAAATGATAATGAAGGCTTCGTCAGCTTTGTGGCGCGGTTTAATGAGCACGGTAAAGACGGCGCAATTATCGAACGTTCCCGATTCTTAAAGGAGAACGGCCAGTGGTACTATATCGACGGAACGCGGCCGCAATTTGGTCGTAACGATCCCTGCCCTTGTGGGTCAGGTAAAAAATTTAAAAAGTGCTGCGGACAATAA
- the rssB gene encoding two-component system response regulator RssB — MTQPLTGKQILIVEDEPVFRSLLDSWLQSLGAITLLAEDGVVALELLAANKPDLMICDLAMPRMNGLVLIETLRNRGMQTPVLVISATENMADIAKALRLGVQDVVLKPVKDLNRLKETLFACLYPNMFNSRVEEEERLFQDWDALVDNPQAAANLLQELQPPVQQVISGCRVNYRQLVSVESPGLVLDIAPISGQDLAFYCLDVTRAENNGVLAALLLRALFNGLLQEQLSHQRQRLPEMGALLKQVNQLLHQANLPGQFPLLVGYYHSELKNLILVSAGLNATLNTGDHQIQISNGVPLGTLGNTYLNQLSQRCDSWQCQVWGAGGRLRLMLSAE, encoded by the coding sequence ATGACGCAGCCGTTGACCGGAAAACAGATACTGATCGTTGAAGACGAGCCCGTTTTCCGCTCTCTGCTGGATTCGTGGTTGCAATCTTTAGGCGCGATAACGCTGCTGGCGGAAGATGGAGTCGTTGCGCTCGAATTGTTGGCAGCAAATAAACCCGATCTTATGATTTGCGATCTTGCAATGCCGCGCATGAATGGCCTTGTTCTCATTGAGACGTTACGCAATCGGGGAATGCAAACGCCCGTGCTTGTGATATCGGCGACAGAAAACATGGCGGATATCGCCAAAGCATTGCGTCTTGGCGTTCAGGATGTCGTTCTTAAACCCGTTAAAGATCTTAATCGATTAAAAGAAACGCTCTTCGCCTGTCTTTATCCCAATATGTTTAATTCACGCGTTGAGGAAGAGGAGCGCTTGTTCCAGGATTGGGACGCGCTGGTCGATAATCCACAGGCCGCGGCGAATTTATTGCAGGAACTTCAGCCACCGGTACAACAAGTTATTTCCGGCTGTCGGGTTAATTATCGGCAACTTGTTTCTGTTGAAAGCCCCGGTCTGGTGCTTGATATCGCGCCGATATCAGGTCAGGATCTCGCGTTTTATTGCCTGGACGTGACGCGTGCAGAAAATAACGGCGTGCTGGCGGCGCTGCTGTTGCGCGCCTTATTTAATGGGTTACTGCAAGAACAACTTTCTCACCAGCGCCAGCGTTTACCCGAGATGGGCGCGCTGCTCAAGCAGGTAAATCAATTATTGCACCAGGCTAATTTACCCGGCCAGTTCCCGCTACTTGTGGGTTATTACCACAGTGAATTGAAAAACCTGATACTCGTTTCGGCTGGTCTTAACGCAACGTTAAATACCGGCGATCATCAAATTCAAATCAGCAATGGGGTGCCTCTCGGTACGCTTGGCAATACGTATTTAAATCAGTTGAGCCAGCGGTGCGACTCCTGGCAATGTCAGGTGTGGGGCGCCGGCGGGCGTCTGCGTTTAATGTTGAGCGCGGAATGA
- the narJ gene encoding nitrate reductase molybdenum cofactor assembly chaperone codes for MIELVVISRLLEYPDAALWQHQQEVFDALVSGENLTKADAQQVGIFLRDLTSQDLLDAQANYSELFDRGRATSLLLFEHVHGESRDRGQAMVDLLAQYERHGLQLDSRELPDHLPLYLEYLAQLSFAEAIGGLQDIAPILALLKARLAQRESHYATLFDALLSLANTQVDNAQVAEKIAGEARDDTPQALDAVWEEEQVKFFAEQGCGDSDITAHQRRFAGAVAPQYLNITTGGER; via the coding sequence ATGATTGAACTGGTGGTTATTTCCCGTTTGCTTGAGTACCCGGATGCTGCCTTATGGCAGCATCAGCAGGAAGTTTTCGATGCGCTGGTGTCGGGTGAAAACCTGACCAAAGCCGACGCTCAGCAGGTTGGCATCTTCCTGCGTGATCTGACGTCTCAGGATCTGCTGGACGCGCAAGCGAACTACAGCGAATTGTTTGATCGTGGTCGCGCAACCTCACTGCTGCTGTTCGAACACGTCCACGGTGAGTCCCGCGATCGCGGGCAGGCGATGGTCGATCTGCTGGCGCAATATGAACGCCACGGCTTGCAACTGGATAGCCGTGAATTGCCGGATCATCTGCCGCTCTATCTGGAGTATCTGGCGCAACTGTCCTTTGCTGAGGCTATTGGTGGTTTGCAGGATATCGCGCCGATCCTCGCGCTGTTAAAAGCACGTTTAGCGCAGCGCGAAAGCCACTATGCAACGCTGTTCGATGCGTTGTTATCGCTGGCGAATACGCAGGTGGATAACGCGCAGGTCGCGGAAAAAATTGCCGGTGAAGCCCGTGATGATACGCCGCAGGCGCTGGATGCCGTGTGGGAAGAAGAGCAGGTGAAATTCTTCGCCGAACAGGGCTGCGGTGATTCTGATATCACCGCGCATCAGCGTCGTTTTGCGGGTGCCGTTGCACCGCAATATCTGAATATCACAACAGGAGGAGAGCGCTAA